Proteins encoded within one genomic window of Candidatus Hydrogenedens sp.:
- the ileS gene encoding isoleucine--tRNA ligase translates to MKKKVFDDVVPSSQFNFAHAEQEIIKFWKEKKIYHKSLEQRKNAPKFVFYEGPPTANGLPHPGHCLTRTIKDIFPRYKTMDGYYCERKAGWDTHGLPVEIEVCKTLGIIDGGKSAIEAYGIEAFNKACIDSVFRYQKEWEEMTERIAFWVDLEQAYVTYHQSYVESVWWALKQLFDRGLLYRGYKVVWWWAQGGTALSAGEVGEGYRETDDPSITVRISLTKESKEKMGFAESDKVSFLIWTTTPWTLLSNCAICVGPHIEYALIEMEKDGNKEWFIIASAVAKSVLGENIKIEKTFKGTDLVGLSYEPLFKFDIPQNIEGTGPSEKHWIIIAGDFVDIETGTGLVHIAPAFGEDDYKVCKEQGIGFLCFVKSDGTFDERVTEKDLYTGEPLSGKFCKDTDKSIIRILKERGQLLKQEQFRHAYPFCPRADNDPLIQYARQSWFIKTSEFINEFLKNNQKISWQPEHIRDGRFGNFLATNVDWALSRERFWGTPLPIWVCEKTGYMECISSYEELLSKPGVQGLEVWENAKKANPELNDNLKVHKPYIDAITYQSPKDPNSRMRRVPEVIDCWFDAGCMPFAQWGYPHKPNSEKIFFENFPADFISEAIDQTRGWFYSLLAISTMLFGDKKEYPHPFKNCVCLGHIQGEDGYKLSKRLKNYKEPKYVFDKYSADALRWSFVAKNSPTTTTRFQEKLIEELQSDLLIRWYNVYSFFTIYANLDGFTAEGAPLKLLQDVSSNPQDVKEDMATPPTDPVKAYRQWNERCELDRWILNEMNKTIVQVRNALDQYETYPSAKAIFDFLEGLSNWYVRRSRPRFWDSVWTEQKADAYWTLFECLINLARIAAPFVPFFSEITWKNLTKPLKTATESVHLSTYPIANSDEIDNVLLENMALAREAVTLGLSARRLSNIKVRQPLAKCEIVLSSPELKEKVASYIEIVKEELNIKEIEFSDQPELYVNYEIKPNYKLLGPKLGSKVKSLAKALSSANGAIIYHDITTNGEYILDIEGEKVSLKEEDLSVKLIPKEGFTASQGKNMVVILTTTITEELKKEGWIRDIIREIQELRKAKQLPYDKRIVLTLVTNDNSLKNAFSEYKDMLAREVLANTITISDKEKPEMKQIAIDDIPVGLFLEPVN, encoded by the coding sequence ATTTGATGATGTAGTCCCCTCATCACAGTTTAATTTTGCTCACGCAGAACAAGAAATTATTAAGTTTTGGAAAGAAAAGAAGATATATCATAAAAGTTTAGAGCAGAGAAAAAATGCTCCAAAATTCGTATTTTATGAAGGTCCTCCGACGGCTAATGGTTTGCCACATCCGGGGCATTGTCTTACAAGAACTATAAAGGATATTTTCCCTCGATATAAGACAATGGATGGTTATTATTGCGAAAGAAAAGCAGGTTGGGACACTCACGGTCTTCCCGTTGAAATTGAAGTTTGTAAAACATTGGGAATTATAGACGGTGGTAAATCTGCTATAGAAGCATACGGTATCGAAGCCTTTAACAAGGCCTGTATCGATTCGGTTTTCCGTTATCAGAAAGAATGGGAAGAAATGACCGAACGAATTGCCTTCTGGGTAGACCTCGAACAGGCGTACGTTACCTATCATCAATCGTATGTAGAAAGTGTATGGTGGGCATTAAAGCAACTATTCGACAGAGGATTGCTTTACCGCGGTTATAAAGTAGTTTGGTGGTGGGCTCAAGGGGGAACAGCCTTATCTGCAGGTGAAGTAGGGGAAGGTTATAGGGAAACCGATGACCCTTCTATAACAGTTCGTATATCACTAACAAAAGAGAGCAAAGAAAAAATGGGATTTGCTGAAAGCGATAAGGTAAGTTTCCTGATATGGACGACTACCCCATGGACACTTTTAAGTAACTGTGCTATCTGCGTGGGTCCTCATATTGAATATGCATTAATAGAAATGGAAAAAGATGGCAATAAAGAGTGGTTTATTATTGCCAGTGCTGTAGCAAAATCTGTATTAGGGGAAAATATTAAAATTGAGAAGACTTTTAAAGGAACGGACTTGGTTGGTTTATCTTATGAACCTTTATTTAAATTTGATATACCCCAAAATATTGAAGGAACAGGTCCTTCCGAAAAACATTGGATTATCATAGCAGGAGATTTCGTAGATATAGAAACGGGTACAGGTCTGGTTCATATTGCACCTGCTTTTGGTGAAGATGACTATAAAGTATGTAAAGAACAAGGGATAGGTTTTCTTTGTTTTGTTAAGTCAGATGGAACATTTGACGAAAGAGTTACAGAAAAAGATTTATATACGGGTGAACCTCTAAGTGGAAAGTTTTGTAAAGATACGGATAAATCCATCATTCGAATATTAAAAGAAAGAGGTCAACTGTTAAAACAGGAACAATTTCGCCATGCCTATCCTTTCTGTCCTCGTGCTGATAACGACCCCCTTATTCAATATGCTCGTCAAAGTTGGTTTATAAAAACTTCGGAATTTATTAATGAATTCTTGAAAAATAACCAGAAAATATCCTGGCAACCCGAACATATTCGGGATGGTCGTTTTGGAAATTTTCTTGCAACAAATGTTGACTGGGCATTATCTCGTGAAAGATTTTGGGGAACACCGCTACCCATCTGGGTTTGTGAAAAAACAGGTTATATGGAATGTATTTCATCTTACGAAGAATTGCTTTCAAAACCCGGTGTTCAAGGTTTAGAAGTGTGGGAAAATGCAAAGAAGGCAAATCCAGAATTAAACGATAACCTGAAGGTTCATAAGCCTTATATAGATGCAATTACTTATCAAAGCCCCAAAGACCCCAATTCGCGGATGCGTAGGGTGCCAGAGGTTATAGACTGCTGGTTTGATGCAGGTTGTATGCCCTTTGCTCAATGGGGATACCCTCATAAACCAAACTCTGAAAAAATATTTTTCGAGAATTTCCCTGCTGACTTTATTAGTGAGGCAATTGACCAGACAAGAGGTTGGTTTTATTCACTTTTAGCAATCAGCACCATGCTTTTTGGGGATAAAAAGGAATATCCACACCCATTTAAAAATTGTGTGTGTTTAGGTCATATTCAAGGTGAAGATGGATATAAATTATCAAAAAGGCTAAAAAATTATAAAGAGCCAAAATATGTCTTTGATAAATACAGTGCGGATGCTTTGCGTTGGAGTTTTGTTGCTAAAAACTCCCCTACCACAACAACAAGATTTCAGGAAAAACTTATTGAAGAACTACAAAGTGATTTATTAATCCGCTGGTACAATGTGTATAGTTTCTTCACAATCTACGCTAATTTAGATGGTTTTACTGCAGAAGGGGCTCCTTTGAAATTACTACAGGATGTTTCGTCCAACCCTCAGGATGTTAAGGAAGATATGGCTACTCCTCCAACTGACCCCGTAAAAGCATATCGGCAATGGAATGAACGGTGTGAATTAGACCGCTGGATATTAAACGAGATGAATAAGACTATTGTTCAGGTTCGAAATGCCCTTGACCAATATGAAACCTATCCATCCGCCAAGGCTATCTTTGACTTTTTGGAGGGTTTATCAAACTGGTATGTTCGTAGAAGCAGACCTCGTTTCTGGGATAGTGTGTGGACGGAACAAAAAGCAGATGCCTACTGGACACTATTTGAATGTCTAATTAATCTTGCACGAATTGCAGCCCCCTTTGTTCCTTTCTTTTCTGAAATCACATGGAAAAATCTTACAAAGCCCTTAAAAACAGCTACGGAAAGTGTCCATTTATCTACATATCCAATTGCTAACTCGGATGAAATAGATAATGTTTTACTTGAAAATATGGCTCTTGCGAGAGAAGCAGTAACTTTAGGGTTAAGTGCCCGTCGTTTATCCAACATCAAGGTTCGTCAACCTCTGGCGAAATGCGAAATAGTTTTATCCTCACCCGAATTAAAGGAAAAAGTCGCTTCTTACATAGAAATTGTTAAAGAAGAATTAAATATTAAAGAAATTGAATTTTCAGACCAGCCAGAACTCTATGTTAATTATGAAATAAAACCTAATTATAAACTCTTAGGACCTAAATTAGGAAGTAAAGTAAAATCACTCGCAAAAGCACTATCCTCTGCAAATGGAGCCATAATATATCATGACATTACCACAAATGGTGAATATATACTGGACATAGAAGGAGAGAAGGTTTCACTCAAAGAAGAAGATTTAAGTGTAAAGCTCATACCTAAAGAAGGTTTTACAGCCTCTCAAGGGAAAAATATGGTAGTTATCTTGACAACTACAATTACGGAAGAATTAAAGAAAGAAGGCTGGATACGCGATATAATCAGAGAAATACAGGAACTTCGCAAGGCAAAGCAACTCCCCTACGATAAAAGGATTGTTTTGACATTAGTCACAAATGACAACTCGCTTAAAAATGCATTTTCTGAATATAAAGATATGCTTGCAAGGGAAGTGTTAGCAAACACAATCACTATATCGGATAAAGAAAAGCCTGAAATGAAACAAATCGCTATTGATGATATTCCCGTAGGCTTATTCTTAGAACCTGTGAATTAA